Genomic window (Nymphaea colorata isolate Beijing-Zhang1983 chromosome 1, ASM883128v2, whole genome shotgun sequence):
ATCGCAGGAGACTGAGGATGTTCATGTATCTGAATGCCCTTGCTTTATAGTATCTGGTGATGGTAGAGGATTATCGGCAGAAAAGATGTGGTGCCAAATCAAGGAGGTCAGTTGAGTAGTTTCATCTCCCATCTGAAACCATgagtgttcttcttttcttcttgtggtttTCATTCTTAATTTGGTTCAGAAACTCTGTATCAGAAATAAAAACTGTGAGATCAGAATTTATTTAACTcgtttttcacaaaattttctaCAATTATTCTTTCCTGGTAGCAAAACTGATACATCCCTCCTCCTATACAGCATGGGTCATTTGATCAGCTTGTTCCTGATGGGAACATACTGCCTTCAGAGAAGGGATCATCCATTGGAGCTGCAGTACTTTCCTCTGTCACAGTTCCTATCAAGCGCGTACAGTTACATTTTCTTTAGCATGGGCCTGTCCAGAGCTCAGGTTTGCTAGTGGTAAAACATATCATAGGTGAGTGAAACACGAGTGGCAATACTAGGCAGTAGGCAGTTTATAAAACAATGTGTGCTGACGGTGATGATGTCTCATGCTAGACGATATACCAAATTTTATGGCTCCAATGGTGATGCTGCAGCAGATCTTGCACATGATGCTATTATGGGTAAATTCCCAACCTTCTACAAGTTGCAAGTGATGCTGCTTGCTTATACCATTACAATCTGTGTCGCACGATACAGGCCCATATCAtgcgatacgtatcgtataggtttgaAAAACCTATACAATACGCCTATGATACACGATAAGCTTGTGTATCATAGGCGTATCGTTTGTATCGTGTGATACGTAGgttgtattgtacgatacatcTGATACACCCCCCGTATTTTACGATACatgaataaaataattttttatgctttttttaacaaagaaaCATCTTTGTTCCTCTTTTTAAACGTCTAAAAGTTGTGAAAAGGGAAAGTTTTACTGGTTTTTCTACAAAATTTcccatttatgtgataaattATCAATTTAGGGGAGAACTCGCTTGTGGAGAAGAAGGTTTGCTCATGACCCTATGGGGGCGATGAGaccttgattgatgataatcatgacatattatatgttgtgaacttgtaatataatctaaaacactttaaaatttaaactttaaagttgtgATGGacgcttattatgttattatgaatttctcatttctcatttataaatgatgtgatgagttttttatatagaacacatttttttgattttttcattgtttttccttattttaccgattttttcaacttttttccaattttttttatttttaaaattttatgaactaaaaattaatttatggTACTTTACATTACGTttacgatatgttacgataCAGTGTATGAGTGTATAGGTCAGCCCGACAATACACGTTACGATACACCTTCAACAACATTGGTTTGATCCATTTTGGATTACACTAGTAGATCTCCCTCCACTTTGATAAGAACTTGATGCTTGACACCTGCAACTTCTGAAATCTTTTGAGGGTTCTgaaaatgtaaattatttgtgaGAGGTATTTAACATGAAACAAGTAACTCCTAGGGATAAAAGAATTgcaattttaaaaaagatgGACGTACTCAACATCCTTGCACATGATTTGAAGTTTCAATTTGCTAGACCAGTTGCCGTCAAGTAGGAGATTAAATGCATGTAATGATTGGACTATGtaaaatgtaaataaatgaatgaataaagAAGAAGTTGgtacatatattatatgttaatgtGTATGCGTATATGCATGTGTGCACGACTGTGTATCTCCCTGTCTGCGTGTGCACTCTTTGTTAATGTTATAGAATCATAAAGCATGAAAATAGACAGGGTACTGAAAATATCTAATTTCTTGTAATTTATCAAATTTCCAAAGAAGGTTATTAGatatttcaatttaaaatgaatagaAAGAAGCGAAAAGAAGGTTAGTACCACTGTACTGCTATAAAGTAAACACACTGCTTTTGCTTATTATAAgatggttttctttcttctgaatCCTTTTTTAACAGGTCATCAAGAATGGGAGTCTCAAATTGAAATGTGGCAGAATCCTATTCTCCAAGATAAAAGGCTTCCAGATTGGTATGTTATCCAAATTTTACCTCATTgtagaaaattttagaaacatcATTCAAGTGTTTTTGCAGGTATCCAGTCACTCTGTTCAATGAGCTCTATTATCTGAATGCTGGCAGAACAATATGGACCGGTTTGTTTTGTGTCTTTCATATTCTTGAATTAGATTAAGATTATATAAATTATTGTCTACCATATTGAAGTATTCagctatttgattttttttgtagatgGCATGCCTTGTATTCAGAACAAATTTTCTACTATTGATGAAAAGTTTTCCTCTAATAAAACCACTTCCGAGAGCAAAAAGATCGATACTTCAGTTATTGTCCTTGATAGGATCGCTACTGCTCTTGATAAGACACGAAGCTCAAGCACATTAAATGCAGCTTTTGGACCTACATTGcttggagagggagaagagaatgTTGGACAGTTCTTGTATCTTGAAGGAATAGAGTACCTTATGTGGAACACTTACGATGTGCATTTTTATGCATCATATGCTCTAATAATGACATTTCCCAAACTTGAACTCAGCATCCAAAGAGATTTTGCAGCAGCAATAATGATGGATGACCAGGAAAAAGTGCATACAATCGTTGATGGGAAGTGGGCTACTAGGAAGGTTATTGGTGCTGTACCCCATGATATTGGACTCCATGATCCCTGGTTTGAAGTAAATGCCTACATTCTGCATGGTACAAGTAAGTGGAAGGACTTGAACCCAAAATTTGTGCTCCAAGTTTATAGAGACTTCATTGCAACTGGGGATATGGCATTTTGTCGTGCTGTCTGGCCATCAGTTTATGTTGCCATGGCTTACATGGAGCAATTTGATAAAGATAAAGATGGGATGATCGAGAATGAAGGTATTCCTGATCAGACCTATGATTTGTGGTCTGCAACTGGCGTGAGTGCTTATACTGGAGGGCTTTGGGTGGCAGCACTAGAGGCAGCTTCTGCCATGGCACATGAAGTTGGTGATAAGATTTCTGAAGATATGTTCTGGGCTAAGTATGAGAAGGCTAAAGATGTTTATAGTACATTGTGGAACGGGTCTTATTTGAATTATGATAACAGTGACGGCCCTACAAGCTCATCAATTCTAGCAGATCAATTGTCTGGACATTGGTATGTCTAACGAGTTATATTATCACCATCTTGCATATGTATTTTCCCCTTACCAAACTTTTTCTGCACTTGTAACATAGTAAAAGAGTAATCTTCATCTTGGAAGATGAGACTACCTTACAATTACAAATATATGAAAGATTTTGCCATTCACATCCATATACTATGCTAACTTGTCTCACTTTGAAGGTATGCTAGGGCTTGTGGTCTTACCCCAgttttggatgaagaaaagataCATACTGCACTTGAGAAGATTTATAACTTCAACGTGTTACAATTTAAAGCTGGCAAATGGGGGGCTGTCAATGGGATGCTACCAAATGGTAGGGTTGACACAACAGCAATGATGTCAAAAGAGGTATGGCCTGGAGTGACTTATGGTTTAGCAGCCACTAT
Coding sequences:
- the LOC116265076 gene encoding LOW QUALITY PROTEIN: uncharacterized protein LOC116265076 (The sequence of the model RefSeq protein was modified relative to this genomic sequence to represent the inferred CDS: inserted 1 base in 1 codon) → SLLIVKAPIGYRFWRYVKEDESKGRKPINDFFHPPKILPCQGVPLGGIGAGSIGRNYKGEFQRWQLFTAEWQEDPVLANQFSVFCSRSNGQKFSSVLCSGCPDAVKESSNSGIRSWDWKLDGKNSTYHALFPRAWTVYDGEPDPELKIVCRQISPFIPHNYKESSFPVSVFTFELTNSAVDVNLLFTWTNSVGGSSELSGGHSNSIFTKKHGVRGVLLNHKTANGQSPITFAIASQETEDVHVSECPCFIVSGDGRGLSAEKMWCQIKEHGSFDQLVPDGNILPSEKGSSIGAAVLSSVTVPXQARTVTFSLAWACPELRFASGKTYHRRYTKFYGSNGDAAADLAHDAIMGHQEWESQIEMWQNPILQDKRLPDWYPVTLFNELYYLNAGRTIWTDGMPCIQNKFSTIDEKFSSNKTTSESKKIDTSVIVLDRIATALDKTRSSSTLNAAFGPTLLGEGEENVGQFLYLEGIEYLMWNTYDVHFYASYALIMTFPKLELSIQRDFAAAIMMDDQEKVHTIVDGKWATRKVIGAVPHDIGLHDPWFEVNAYILHGTSKWKDLNPKFVLQVYRDFIATGDMAFCRAVWPSVYVAMAYMEQFDKDKDGMIENEGIPDQTYDLWSATGVSAYTGGLWVAALEAASAMAHEVGDKISEDMFWAKYEKAKDVYSTLWNGSYLNYDNSDGPTSSSILADQLSGHWYARACGLTPVLDEEKIHTALEKIYNFNVLQFKAGKWGAVNGMLPNGRVDTTAMMSKEVWPGVTYGLAATMIQEGMEEIAFKTARGVYEAVWSQEGLGCAFQTPEGWTCDEKYRSISYMRPLAIWAMHWALSPPKYVKKAFTSRKSEDDIIKHHIGYKNVSEILKLPKEKSRSFLHILYDHTCRRWWT